One region of Neisseria mucosa genomic DNA includes:
- a CDS encoding membrane fusogenic activity family protein, translating into MFGKQLFEEVSAKISETIANSPAKDMEKNVKAMLGSAFNRMDLVTREEFDIQQQVLIKTRTKLVELEERLAKLEAAQEPEQTALEAAEAAAEEAVAEIKQQTEADE; encoded by the coding sequence ATGTTCGGCAAACAACTCTTTGAAGAAGTCAGCGCAAAAATCAGCGAAACCATCGCCAACAGCCCCGCCAAAGACATGGAGAAAAACGTCAAAGCCATGCTCGGCAGCGCGTTCAACCGTATGGATTTGGTTACGCGCGAAGAATTCGACATCCAGCAGCAGGTTTTGATTAAAACCCGCACCAAACTGGTCGAGCTGGAAGAGCGTCTGGCAAAACTCGAAGCCGCGCAAGAGCCTGAGCAGACTGCATTGGAAGCTGCCGAAGCCGCAGCCGAAGAAGCCGTCGCCGAAATCAAACAGCAAACCGAAGCCGACGAATAA